The sequence below is a genomic window from Atribacteraceae bacterium.
TCGGTGGTGACCGAAGAGGAGTTTTTCGGGGGAAGCCCGGTTCTGTTGAGCCAGGTCCTTCAATCGACCGATCTTCCGGTGCTTCGGAAAGACTTTGTGATCGAAGAAACCCAGATTTTCGAAACGGCCTTCCTGGGAGCCAGTGCATTACTGCTGATTGCTCGGATTGTTTCCTGGAAACGGTTGGAACATTTCATCGATTTGTGTGAACTGGTCGGCATCGCTCCCCTGGTGGAAGTCCACGATCGGAGGGACCTGGACAAGGCCTTGGAGGCCGGAGCGTTTCTGGTGGGGATCAATAACCGCAACCTGGCCACTTTACAGGTGTCGATCGAGCATACCCTGGCGCTTTTACCGGCGATTCCCCCCGGGATCAGCGTGGTTTCGGAAAGCGGATTTCGCCAGCCCACCGATATCCGGCGGGTGATGGCCGCGGGGGTAGTGAATTTTCTGATCGGGGAGACCCTCCTCTTGTCCGAAG
It includes:
- a CDS encoding indole-3-glycerol phosphate synthase TrpC, whose protein sequence is METILEQIVHRKRRRLFGGTYSPVQVADLIARAKDRRKEFLRALAGRPGPNVIAEIKAASPSRGTIMPSLSLPVVARTIEGYERCGASAISVVTEEEFFGGSPVLLSQVLQSTDLPVLRKDFVIEETQIFETAFLGASALLLIARIVSWKRLEHFIDLCELVGIAPLVEVHDRRDLDKALEAGAFLVGINNRNLATLQVSIEHTLALLPAIPPGISVVSESGFRQPTDIRRVMAAGVVNFLIGETLLLSEEPGKTLKELKEVSLCPS